A genomic segment from Flavobacterium litorale encodes:
- a CDS encoding AIR synthase related protein: MSSDTSQRYSQRGVSASKEDVHNAIKNIDKGLFPKAFCKIVPDYLTNDDDYCLIMHADGAGTKSSLAYMYWKETGDISVWKGIAQDALIMNIDDLLCVGATDNIMLSSTIGRNKNLVPGEVISAIINGTEELIEELRNFGVTIHATGGETADVGDLVRTIIVDSTVTARIKRSNVIDNANIKAGDVIVGLASYGQATYEKSYNGGMGSNGLTSARHDVFSKYLAEKYPESFDAAVPEDLVYSGNVKLTDAVEDSPIDAGQLVLSPTRTYAPIIKKILEKFTSTDIHGMVHCSGGAQTKVLHFVEGVHVIKDNLFPIPPLFKLIQEQSSTDWKEMYQVFNCGHRMELYVPEAIANDIIAISESFNVAAQIVGRVEASDKKELTIKSEYGTFNY, encoded by the coding sequence ATGAGTTCTGATACCAGCCAACGCTACAGTCAAAGAGGCGTTTCTGCTTCTAAGGAAGATGTGCACAATGCCATAAAAAATATAGACAAAGGGCTGTTTCCTAAAGCCTTTTGTAAAATTGTTCCCGATTATTTAACCAATGATGATGATTACTGCCTTATTATGCATGCCGATGGCGCAGGAACAAAATCGTCGTTAGCCTATATGTATTGGAAAGAAACAGGCGATATATCGGTATGGAAAGGTATTGCACAAGATGCTTTGATTATGAATATAGACGACCTACTTTGTGTGGGAGCTACCGATAATATTATGTTATCATCCACCATTGGGAGGAATAAAAACCTAGTACCAGGCGAAGTAATATCGGCAATTATAAACGGTACAGAAGAACTCATTGAAGAATTAAGAAATTTTGGGGTTACCATACACGCAACAGGTGGCGAAACTGCCGATGTTGGCGATTTGGTGCGCACTATAATTGTAGACTCTACGGTTACAGCACGTATAAAGCGTAGCAATGTAATAGATAATGCCAATATTAAAGCAGGCGATGTTATTGTAGGCTTGGCATCGTACGGGCAGGCAACTTACGAGAAAAGCTATAACGGCGGTATGGGTAGCAACGGGCTTACTTCGGCACGCCACGATGTTTTTAGTAAATACCTAGCCGAAAAATACCCTGAAAGTTTTGATGCTGCTGTACCCGAAGATTTGGTGTATTCGGGTAATGTAAAACTAACCGACGCTGTTGAAGATAGCCCAATAGATGCAGGGCAACTCGTACTATCGCCTACGCGTACCTATGCACCTATTATTAAAAAAATCTTAGAAAAATTTACCTCAACTGATATTCATGGTATGGTACACTGTAGTGGTGGGGCACAAACCAAAGTATTACATTTTGTAGAGGGTGTACATGTTATAAAAGATAATCTTTTCCCGATACCTCCTTTGTTCAAGCTCATACAAGAGCAAAGCAGTACCGATTGGAAAGAGATGTACCAGGTATTTAACTGCGGGCACCGAATGGAATTGTATGTACCCGAAGCCATAGCAAATGATATTATTGCCATATCAGAATCCTTTAACGTAGCTGCCCAAATAGTGGGTAGGGTAGAAGCCTCTGATAAAAAAGAGCTTACCATTAAAAGTGAGTATGGTACTTTTAACTATTAA
- a CDS encoding OmpA family protein yields MIHTFKKLLYFITLLFPIVLVAQEQFSVYFDTNKHQLTPTQNERLEKWMAANAKSKILAINGYTDEDGTTGLNDTLAQRRVSHVFRKINGKVKTREDFKTRSFGELHKMSPVKAENRKVTLYYLPEKDLHRENEVLGIKEPTKPVVQKKPIIKFPDKIVVRDPRGGRQEIPLDTVFMQKVSAAKSGDKLEISNLNFRLNTFAIVPESRPRLFELLEIMRANPKMKIKLLGHICCIEGDPRKLSYQRAKAVAMFLRQNGIERERTSFEGLGTTSPIYPLPENNEEERAANRRVEVLIVENP; encoded by the coding sequence ATGATACACACTTTTAAAAAGCTGCTATACTTTATTACATTATTGTTTCCTATTGTATTGGTAGCACAAGAGCAATTCTCTGTTTATTTTGATACTAATAAGCACCAACTTACCCCAACCCAAAACGAACGGTTAGAAAAATGGATGGCAGCCAATGCCAAATCAAAAATATTAGCCATAAACGGTTATACTGATGAAGATGGTACAACAGGCTTAAACGATACTTTGGCACAACGCAGGGTAAGCCACGTATTTCGTAAAATTAACGGCAAAGTAAAAACACGCGAAGATTTTAAAACCCGCAGTTTTGGCGAGTTACATAAAATGTCGCCAGTAAAAGCCGAAAATCGGAAAGTAACGTTATACTATTTACCAGAAAAAGATTTACATAGAGAAAACGAAGTATTGGGCATAAAAGAACCTACAAAACCCGTAGTACAAAAGAAGCCTATAATAAAGTTTCCCGATAAAATAGTAGTACGCGACCCACGTGGCGGCAGGCAAGAAATACCACTTGATACCGTATTTATGCAAAAGGTAAGTGCTGCCAAATCAGGCGATAAACTAGAGATAAGTAACCTTAACTTTCGTCTTAATACGTTTGCTATAGTACCAGAATCGCGCCCACGTTTATTTGAGTTATTAGAAATTATGCGTGCCAATCCTAAAATGAAAATAAAGTTATTAGGGCATATTTGTTGCATAGAGGGCGACCCACGAAAACTATCGTACCAACGCGCTAAAGCGGTAGCCATGTTTTTAAGGCAAAATGGTATTGAAAGAGAACGTACTTCGTTTGAAGGACTTGGTACTACTAGCCCCATATACCCACTACCTGAAAATAATGAAGAAGAACGCGCCGCCAACCGTAGGGTAGAAGTATTAATAGTTGAGAATCCTTAA
- a CDS encoding OmpA family protein — protein MKQLFTIVFVFCSVVVLAQNETESTEMSFELDNLSIERELEEDDSIDMMLRLRNLSINRKLKVGDKIRLDNVNFEPGTTMLVPSSNISLLRLLKLMKERQNINIVILGHTCCGLWDQSDLSARRARTVYKYLIDNGVETYRMTYVGLGSSKPIHTIPESTSWQRKANRRVEIMITKA, from the coding sequence ATGAAACAACTATTTACTATTGTATTTGTTTTTTGCTCAGTAGTAGTATTGGCACAAAACGAAACTGAATCTACAGAAATGTCCTTCGAACTTGACAACTTAAGTATTGAACGTGAGTTGGAAGAAGACGATTCTATAGATATGATGTTACGGCTTAGGAACTTGAGTATAAATCGTAAGTTAAAAGTAGGTGACAAAATAAGGTTAGATAACGTTAATTTTGAGCCTGGTACCACAATGCTCGTTCCAAGTTCGAATATTTCATTATTGAGGTTATTAAAACTGATGAAAGAGCGACAAAATATAAATATTGTTATTTTAGGGCATACTTGCTGTGGTTTGTGGGACCAATCTGATTTATCTGCCCGAAGAGCACGAACGGTATATAAGTATTTGATAGATAATGGTGTAGAAACATATCGTATGACGTATGTAGGCTTAGGAAGCTCCAAACCAATACATACCATACCAGAATCTACTAGTTGGCAACGAAAAGCTAATCGAAGAGTGGAAATTATGATAACAAAGGCATAA
- a CDS encoding OmpA family protein: MKKILTLLFLFTISILQSQNTFTVYFDFNIDTINSKSAQELSNWIAKNQNAQIIKIYGYADPVGTDAYNVNLSERRAKNVLNSLQQKGVAISENLVLKAYGENFNLSDNNTLNRKVTLYFTSPDKQEDTFITAVNKAKKGDVLRIPNLNFYNNSDIILPESKPVLAKLLRILQENSALQIDIQGHICCQEVEQDQVSLRRALATYNYLVRNGIAKNRLSYQSFGSSKPIHKLPEKNEQERKANRRVEIEIIDN; encoded by the coding sequence ATGAAAAAAATACTAACACTCCTGTTTTTATTTACAATAAGTATATTACAATCGCAAAATACCTTTACTGTTTACTTTGATTTTAATATCGATACTATAAATAGCAAATCAGCTCAAGAATTATCAAATTGGATAGCAAAAAACCAAAATGCTCAAATTATTAAAATATACGGCTATGCCGACCCTGTAGGTACCGATGCGTACAATGTTAATCTTTCTGAAAGGCGTGCTAAAAATGTGTTAAATTCATTACAGCAAAAAGGAGTAGCTATTAGCGAAAATTTGGTGCTAAAGGCGTATGGCGAAAATTTTAATTTATCAGATAACAATACCCTTAATCGTAAAGTAACACTTTATTTTACTAGCCCCGATAAGCAAGAAGATACTTTTATTACAGCCGTTAACAAAGCCAAAAAGGGTGATGTATTGCGTATACCAAATCTTAATTTTTATAATAATTCGGATATTATATTGCCAGAATCAAAACCTGTACTTGCAAAACTTTTACGTATCTTACAGGAAAATAGTGCTTTACAAATAGATATTCAGGGGCATATTTGCTGTCAGGAAGTAGAACAAGATCAGGTTTCATTGCGCAGGGCATTAGCAACCTACAACTATTTGGTACGCAATGGTATTGCAAAAAATAGACTTTCGTACCAGAGTTTTGGCAGTAGTAAACCCATACATAAATTGCCCGAAAAAAATGAACAAGAGCGTAAAGCCAACCGTCGTGTAGAGATAGAAATTATAGATAATTAA
- a CDS encoding glutamine synthetase III family protein, producing MSTLRFQALKETASRQLVEVEELDRKSVIFGSNVFNDKAMRQFLTPEAYKAVTNAVKHGTKIDRKLADYIAMGMKEWALSKGVTHYTHWFQPLTGATAEKHDAFFETAPDGSDPVEKFDGGQLVQQEPDASSFPNGGIRNTFEARGYTAWDPTSPAFIFGTTLCVPTVFVSYTGEALDYKTPLLRALAAVDTAATDVCRYFDKNVKKVTATLGWEQEYFLIDSSLANSRPDITLTGRTLLGHTSAKGQQLDDHYFGSIPTRVLNYMRDLENECMLLGIPVKTRHNEVAPNQFELAPIFEEANLAVDHNSLLMDVMGKIAERHYFKVLLHEKPFKGVNGSGKHNNWSLATDTGVNLLGPGKTPMSNLQFLTFFINTIKAVQDNEELMRAAIATASNDHRLGANEAPPAIISVFIGEQLTKVLQELEGVSSGKLSPKEKTDLKLNVVGKIPDVLLDNTDRNRTSPFAFTGNKFEFRAVGSTANCANAMTIVNAIVAKQLKDFKKEVDALIADKGMKKDDAVFNVLREYIKETKAILFEGDGYSEEWEQEAAKRGLSNNKTTPKALKAKVSEKTLALFEDLKIMNHVEMEARYEIELEEYAKKIQIEGRVLGDIARNHVVPTAIRYQNILIENVKGLKDIFGKDHETVGRQQIKLIKEISEHIAGINMKVEAMTEERKKANELETGEEMAIAYCDNVKPYFDTIRNHCDKLELLVDDEIWTLTKYRELLFTK from the coding sequence ATGTCAACATTACGTTTTCAAGCATTAAAAGAAACCGCCAGCAGACAGTTGGTTGAGGTTGAAGAACTTGATAGAAAGTCAGTTATTTTTGGTAGTAACGTGTTCAACGATAAAGCAATGCGTCAGTTTTTAACGCCAGAAGCATACAAGGCAGTAACAAACGCAGTAAAGCATGGAACAAAAATAGACCGTAAGTTAGCAGATTACATTGCTATGGGTATGAAAGAGTGGGCACTCTCTAAAGGCGTTACCCATTATACCCACTGGTTTCAGCCATTAACAGGAGCTACTGCCGAGAAGCATGATGCTTTTTTTGAAACGGCACCAGATGGTAGCGATCCTGTTGAGAAGTTTGATGGAGGTCAGTTAGTACAACAAGAGCCCGATGCATCCAGTTTCCCGAATGGAGGAATACGAAACACATTTGAAGCTAGAGGGTATACAGCATGGGACCCTACATCGCCAGCTTTTATATTTGGTACAACATTGTGCGTGCCTACCGTATTTGTATCGTATACAGGTGAGGCACTCGATTATAAAACGCCACTATTACGTGCACTAGCTGCTGTAGACACTGCTGCAACAGATGTGTGTCGTTATTTTGATAAAAACGTTAAAAAAGTTACTGCTACACTAGGGTGGGAACAGGAGTATTTTTTAATCGATTCCTCGTTAGCTAATTCCAGACCTGATATTACGCTTACAGGGCGTACGCTTTTAGGGCATACATCGGCAAAAGGGCAGCAGTTGGACGACCATTATTTTGGTTCTATACCAACGCGAGTACTTAACTACATGCGCGACTTAGAGAATGAGTGTATGCTATTGGGTATACCTGTAAAAACACGCCATAACGAGGTAGCACCAAACCAGTTTGAGTTAGCACCAATATTTGAGGAAGCTAACCTTGCGGTAGACCATAACTCGCTACTTATGGATGTGATGGGTAAAATAGCCGAACGTCATTACTTTAAAGTATTATTACACGAAAAACCTTTTAAAGGTGTAAACGGTTCGGGTAAACACAACAACTGGTCGTTAGCTACCGATACTGGAGTAAATCTTTTAGGTCCAGGCAAAACACCAATGAGCAACCTACAATTCCTTACCTTTTTTATTAATACTATTAAAGCAGTTCAGGATAACGAGGAATTAATGCGAGCAGCTATTGCAACAGCATCAAACGACCATAGGCTAGGTGCTAATGAGGCACCACCAGCTATTATATCGGTATTTATAGGAGAGCAACTTACCAAAGTATTACAGGAATTAGAGGGGGTATCGTCAGGTAAGCTTTCTCCAAAAGAAAAGACAGACCTTAAGTTAAATGTGGTAGGTAAAATTCCAGATGTATTGCTAGATAATACGGACAGAAACAGAACATCGCCATTTGCCTTTACAGGAAATAAATTTGAGTTTAGGGCAGTAGGCTCAACAGCCAACTGTGCCAATGCAATGACTATAGTTAATGCTATTGTTGCAAAACAGCTTAAAGACTTTAAAAAAGAAGTTGATGCGCTTATTGCTGATAAGGGCATGAAAAAAGACGATGCCGTTTTTAATGTACTTAGAGAATACATTAAAGAAACCAAAGCCATACTTTTTGAAGGTGACGGGTATAGCGAAGAGTGGGAACAAGAAGCGGCAAAACGAGGATTAAGTAACAACAAAACTACGCCAAAAGCACTTAAAGCTAAAGTATCTGAGAAAACATTAGCATTATTTGAAGATCTTAAAATAATGAACCATGTAGAAATGGAAGCGCGTTATGAGATTGAACTTGAGGAGTACGCTAAAAAAATCCAGATTGAGGGCAGAGTACTTGGCGATATTGCACGTAACCATGTAGTGCCAACAGCTATTCGTTACCAAAACATACTTATAGAAAACGTAAAAGGGCTAAAAGATATATTTGGTAAGGACCACGAAACGGTGGGCAGACAACAAATAAAACTCATTAAAGAAATTTCGGAGCACATTGCAGGTATTAACATGAAAGTTGAAGCAATGACTGAAGAGCGTAAAAAAGCAAATGAGCTAGAAACAGGCGAAGAAATGGCAATTGCTTACTGCGATAACGTTAAACCATATTTTGATACCATTAGAAATCATTGCGATAAATTAGAGCTCTTGGTTGACGATGAAATTTGGACACTTACAAAATATAGGGAGTTACTATTTACCAAATAG
- a CDS encoding DUF1543 domain-containing protein, with product MEKELKLYMVLLGCTPKGRLTEQHDIFFGVATSLEALIPDMYAFWADSGTIHIDAWREVTQVGNYNISMVPKNKLVQKDKLFFINMGGYKQGDFEEYHYKILTVANTMGEAVKEAKASAFYKHYGFEGAVSHIDDKYALDADDLHNVQDVLPPHIKKQYNIKITPTTAVVEDILHIGYLKLKESRLFNS from the coding sequence ATGGAAAAAGAACTCAAATTATATATGGTTTTACTGGGCTGTACGCCCAAAGGTAGGCTTACAGAGCAACACGACATTTTTTTTGGTGTAGCAACCTCTTTAGAGGCACTTATACCCGATATGTATGCTTTTTGGGCAGATAGTGGCACAATACATATAGATGCGTGGCGTGAGGTAACCCAAGTAGGTAACTACAACATTAGTATGGTACCTAAAAATAAATTGGTGCAAAAAGACAAACTCTTTTTTATTAACATGGGAGGTTATAAGCAAGGGGATTTTGAGGAATACCACTACAAAATACTTACCGTTGCTAACACAATGGGCGAGGCAGTAAAGGAGGCTAAAGCATCTGCATTTTATAAACATTACGGTTTTGAAGGTGCTGTATCGCACATTGATGATAAATATGCGCTGGATGCGGACGATTTACATAATGTGCAGGATGTGCTGCCACCCCATATAAAAAAGCAGTACAACATAAAAATTACACCAACTACAGCAGTTGTAGAAGACATACTGCATATTGGTTACCTAAAACTTAAAGAATCTAGGCTTTTTAATTCTTAA
- a CDS encoding T9SS type A sorting domain-containing protein: MKHYYLFLTILFSCIFPVFFVTAQVQGCTDPLSENYNPDATINDGSCTYASTTITSKSLLVLPNDVDETSGLIYWGDYVYTHNDSNDINLYGIDTTNGNIEVTHAITGATNTDWEELAQDEDYIYIGDFGNNANGNRTNLSILKISKQSILDNNPDVVYINFSYENQTDFSATGGNSTDFDCEAFIVGQNNIYLFTKQWVSQETSVYKLPKTAGNHTAELEATYDVDGLITGATYLEDEKLIALSGYSVTLQPFIYLLYDYNETDFFSGNKRKLLIAAPFNQIEGITTQNGNEYFVSNENFNQAPIPEVKQGLHYYDLSEYLDDYLQSVLLKDELFSNASVSVYPNPITDIIHIQLPNGLQAKTNYTITDVTGKVIYSGILALNDTTINVSQLQAGMYIVTLQQTTVQPFKIIKN, encoded by the coding sequence ATGAAACATTATTATCTTTTTTTAACAATTCTATTTAGTTGCATCTTTCCTGTATTTTTTGTTACTGCACAGGTACAAGGTTGCACAGATCCTTTATCTGAAAATTATAATCCTGATGCTACCATTAACGATGGTAGTTGTACATACGCCTCCACAACAATAACATCCAAATCATTGCTAGTGCTACCAAATGATGTTGACGAAACCTCGGGGCTTATATATTGGGGTGACTACGTGTATACGCATAATGATAGTAATGATATAAACCTGTATGGTATTGATACTACTAACGGAAATATAGAAGTTACACACGCGATTACGGGTGCAACAAATACTGATTGGGAAGAATTAGCACAAGATGAAGATTACATTTATATAGGTGACTTTGGGAATAATGCTAACGGTAACCGAACCAATTTGAGTATACTTAAAATAAGTAAGCAAAGTATATTAGATAATAATCCTGACGTAGTATACATTAATTTTAGTTACGAAAATCAAACTGATTTTAGCGCAACTGGGGGTAACAGTACCGATTTTGATTGTGAGGCTTTTATTGTTGGGCAGAATAATATTTACCTGTTTACCAAGCAGTGGGTTAGCCAAGAAACGAGTGTTTATAAGTTACCTAAAACTGCTGGAAACCATACTGCAGAGCTAGAGGCTACTTACGATGTTGATGGGCTTATAACAGGAGCAACGTATTTAGAGGACGAAAAACTAATAGCCCTTTCGGGGTATAGCGTTACACTACAACCTTTTATTTATTTGTTGTATGACTATAATGAAACGGACTTTTTTAGCGGCAACAAACGAAAATTGTTAATAGCAGCACCATTTAACCAAATAGAGGGTATTACTACCCAAAATGGGAACGAGTATTTTGTAAGCAACGAAAATTTTAACCAAGCACCCATACCCGAAGTAAAGCAGGGTTTGCATTATTACGACCTTTCGGAGTATTTGGACGATTATTTGCAGAGCGTACTTTTAAAAGACGAGTTGTTTAGTAACGCATCGGTTTCGGTATATCCCAACCCTATAACAGATATTATACATATACAGTTACCTAACGGTTTACAAGCTAAAACCAATTATACAATTACAGATGTTACGGGTAAGGTTATTTATAGTGGCATACTTGCTTTAAATGATACCACTATTAACGTAAGCCAGTTGCAAGCAGGTATGTATATTGTTACATTACAACAAACGACTGTACAGCCCTTTAAAATTATTAAGAATTAA
- a CDS encoding plasmid pRiA4b ORF-3 family protein — protein sequence MIYKFRVILDAEEDIFRDIAIRQEDTLEDLHNAIVNAFGFDGLEIASFYTCDDEWTQEDEIPFFDTGDVPGEQKTMADYVLNNILDKENTKIIYVYDFLNMWTFLIELGAIEEPESGVNYPDLLFSHGEMPTDAPNMDFSGDESGYFDEEDDLDMLDEEGFEDLGFEEGTWN from the coding sequence ATGATTTACAAATTCAGAGTTATACTTGATGCAGAAGAGGATATTTTTAGAGATATTGCTATTAGACAAGAGGATACACTGGAAGATTTGCACAATGCTATTGTAAACGCTTTTGGTTTTGACGGACTAGAAATAGCATCGTTTTATACCTGTGACGATGAGTGGACTCAGGAAGACGAAATTCCATTTTTTGATACTGGAGATGTACCTGGCGAACAAAAAACAATGGCAGATTATGTACTAAATAATATTTTAGACAAAGAGAATACGAAAATAATTTACGTGTACGATTTTTTAAACATGTGGACGTTTTTGATTGAGCTTGGTGCTATAGAGGAGCCTGAAAGTGGTGTTAATTACCCCGACTTATTATTCTCGCATGGTGAGATGCCTACCGATGCTCCTAATATGGACTTTAGTGGTGATGAATCTGGCTATTTTGACGAAGAAGATGATTTAGACATGTTAGATGAAGAAGGTTTTGAGGATCTTGGTTTTGAAGAAGGAACTTGGAATTAA
- a CDS encoding nucleoid-associated protein, with the protein MINLFNTHIENLSIHRVGNKSRNEAIFLSEQPYGLNDEIVPLLKEYFFKPFRDKEENYFQFVHEVDLDYHDMYKLATELFNNPSDAHEVSKKITKHLYEQSNHPHIKNGEVYVAYLSNVTIDNNVTDAIGIFKSEIKTDFLQFEEKGSNLEVLLQQGINLNKLDKGCLIFNYKKEEGYKILTIDSNRYDARYWLEHFLSVDAFQDENFMTKKYMKFVQDFAKDVVLPAEDKKEEVMFMNRSVNYFAKNDDFEETNFLNEVLDNPELIPEFKHYKTEKAPKYSIEDVTNFPIANAAVNDARKKIKNVINLDTNIQIKMDFVNPKSAEKFVEKGWDEEKQMYYYLVYFNKEQKV; encoded by the coding sequence ATGATTAATCTATTTAATACACATATCGAAAACCTATCCATACACAGGGTAGGTAATAAAAGCCGTAACGAAGCAATATTTTTATCGGAGCAGCCGTATGGGCTTAACGACGAAATTGTACCGTTATTAAAAGAGTACTTTTTTAAACCTTTTAGGGATAAAGAAGAAAATTACTTTCAGTTTGTACACGAGGTAGATTTAGATTATCATGATATGTACAAATTGGCAACGGAGTTATTTAATAACCCTAGCGATGCGCACGAAGTATCTAAAAAAATAACAAAACATTTATACGAACAATCCAACCATCCGCACATTAAAAACGGAGAGGTATATGTAGCCTACCTAAGCAATGTTACTATAGATAATAACGTTACTGATGCCATAGGTATTTTTAAAAGCGAAATAAAAACAGATTTTCTTCAATTTGAAGAAAAAGGAAGCAACCTTGAGGTATTATTACAGCAAGGTATTAACCTGAACAAGCTGGATAAAGGCTGCCTTATATTTAATTATAAAAAAGAGGAGGGCTATAAAATATTAACTATAGATAGTAACCGCTACGATGCACGCTATTGGTTGGAGCACTTTTTATCAGTAGATGCCTTTCAGGACGAAAACTTTATGACTAAAAAATACATGAAGTTTGTACAAGATTTTGCTAAGGATGTAGTACTACCCGCCGAGGATAAAAAGGAAGAAGTAATGTTTATGAACCGTTCTGTAAATTACTTTGCAAAGAATGACGATTTTGAAGAAACCAACTTTTTAAACGAAGTATTGGATAATCCTGAGCTAATTCCTGAATTTAAACATTACAAAACAGAAAAAGCCCCTAAGTACAGTATAGAGGACGTTACCAACTTCCCGATTGCCAATGCAGCAGTAAACGATGCACGTAAAAAGATAAAGAATGTAATTAATCTGGATACCAACATCCAAATAAAAATGGATTTTGTAAACCCCAAAAGTGCTGAAAAGTTTGTAGAAAAAGGATGGGACGAGGAAAAGCAAATGTATTATTACCTGGTATACTTTAACAAGGAGCAAAAAGTATAA
- a CDS encoding ABC transporter ATP-binding protein → METILTINNLDKRYGKIHAVKNVSFEIKKGNVYGILGPNGSGKSTTLGIILNVVNKTSGSYSWFGGTNTTHAALKKVGAIIERPNFYPYMTSYQNLKLVCDIKGINYSKIDEKLELVGLLERKHSKFKTYSLGMKQRLAIASALLNDPEILILDEPTNGLDPQGIRQIREIIRKIATLGTTILLASHLLDEVEKVCSHVVVLRKGEVLYTGSVNGMTANEGFFELQAENNKQLEEALSGHPAITKTEVNDDKLFVYLNAHLNGGDLNRYLFEKGICVNHMVLRKNSLEEQFIELTAKKTSN, encoded by the coding sequence CTGGAAACCATATTAACTATTAATAACCTCGATAAGAGGTATGGGAAAATACACGCTGTTAAAAACGTTTCTTTCGAAATAAAAAAAGGTAACGTATACGGTATATTAGGTCCTAACGGTAGCGGAAAGTCGACTACACTTGGTATTATACTCAACGTTGTAAACAAAACCTCTGGTAGTTACAGTTGGTTTGGAGGTACTAACACTACTCACGCAGCACTAAAAAAGGTAGGTGCAATTATAGAGCGTCCTAACTTTTACCCTTACATGACATCGTACCAAAACTTAAAACTGGTATGCGATATAAAAGGAATTAACTATAGCAAAATAGACGAAAAATTAGAGTTGGTTGGACTACTGGAAAGAAAGCACAGTAAGTTTAAAACCTATTCGTTAGGAATGAAACAACGCCTTGCCATAGCCTCTGCCTTACTTAACGATCCTGAGATATTAATATTAGATGAACCTACTAATGGGCTTGACCCACAGGGTATACGACAAATTAGAGAGATAATCCGAAAAATAGCTACTTTGGGTACTACTATACTGTTAGCATCGCATTTACTGGACGAGGTAGAAAAAGTATGTAGCCACGTTGTAGTATTACGCAAAGGCGAAGTATTATATACGGGTAGCGTTAATGGAATGACGGCTAACGAAGGCTTTTTTGAGCTACAGGCAGAAAACAACAAGCAATTAGAGGAAGCATTATCAGGGCATCCTGCCATAACAAAAACGGAGGTTAACGACGATAAATTGTTTGTATACCTCAATGCTCATTTAAACGGTGGCGATTTAAACCGCTATTTGTTTGAAAAAGGTATTTGTGTTAACCATATGGTATTACGTAAAAACAGCCTAGAGGAGCAATTTATTGAGCTAACTGCTAAAAAAACATCTAACTAA
- a CDS encoding ABC transporter permease: MKRLLNIELQKLWKNTSSKVLIISYFVLLSFIALLASVNFKIIGIDFRLADQGIFNFPYIWHFNTYIAAILKFFLALVIVSMMSNEYTYGTLKQNLIDGLSKREFIQSKFLTVILFAVGSTLFIFLMSLTLGYSFSSYTETAIVFSEMEYIGGYLLKLIAFFSFCLFAGILVKRSAFAIGFIFVWYIIEKIMHGLLRWQIVKDDTISENIVQFFPLESMSNLVKEPVTRFQAYQALESMNTAGAVKPKFYGIHWYEVVIVLAWTAFFIFMSYKILKKRDL, translated from the coding sequence ATGAAACGTCTTTTAAATATAGAACTCCAAAAATTGTGGAAAAATACATCGAGTAAGGTATTAATAATAAGCTACTTCGTGTTATTATCCTTTATAGCCTTATTAGCGTCGGTAAACTTTAAAATTATTGGTATCGATTTTAGATTGGCAGACCAAGGTATTTTTAACTTCCCGTACATCTGGCATTTTAACACCTACATAGCTGCCATACTAAAATTCTTTTTGGCATTGGTAATTGTTTCCATGATGTCCAACGAATATACCTACGGTACGCTAAAACAAAACCTTATAGATGGGCTTAGTAAACGTGAATTTATACAATCTAAATTTTTAACGGTAATACTATTTGCAGTAGGTTCTACCCTATTCATATTTTTAATGTCCCTTACATTAGGGTACAGCTTTTCATCGTACACAGAAACCGCTATAGTATTCTCAGAAATGGAATACATTGGGGGTTACCTACTAAAACTTATCGCTTTTTTCTCTTTTTGTTTATTTGCAGGTATACTTGTAAAACGTTCGGCATTTGCCATCGGGTTTATATTTGTATGGTACATTATAGAGAAAATTATGCATGGGCTACTGCGTTGGCAAATTGTAAAAGATGATACGATTAGTGAAAATATAGTACAGTTTTTTCCACTAGAATCGATGAGTAACCTAGTTAAAGAACCTGTTACGCGTTTTCAAGCCTATCAAGCACTAGAGAGTATGAACACGGCTGGTGCTGTTAAACCAAAGTTTTACGGAATTCACTGGTATGAGGTTGTTATAGTATTGGCATGGACTGCTTTCTTCATTTTTATGTCATATAAGATACTAAAAAAGAGGGATTTGTAG